A single window of Streptomyces griseoviridis DNA harbors:
- a CDS encoding carbohydrate ABC transporter permease: protein MTAETAATAHRPRRSGRTRRPLLYIVASLGLLVMSAPFLWMALSAFKTKEDLTSTTPVWIPSRWTLENFTALLDQLDMPQYFLNSLIVAVLVTVSNLLFCSMLGYALAKLDFSGRSKVFGLVLAALMVPGNLMILPLYVLMNGLGLIDTYAGLVLPFAAGAFGVFLMRQFMLSVPDELLEAARLDGAGEWYIFWRIVMPLVKPALATLTIFTFLGSWNNFIWPLIATNDPGKYTLPVALATFANDPNRTVGGGNGMLMAGSLLVVLPVLAVFAVLQRHFTQGIATAGLK, encoded by the coding sequence ATGACCGCCGAGACGGCCGCCACGGCCCACCGCCCCCGGCGCTCCGGACGGACGCGCAGACCGCTGCTCTACATCGTCGCCTCGCTCGGGCTCCTGGTGATGTCCGCGCCGTTCCTGTGGATGGCGCTGTCCGCCTTCAAGACCAAGGAGGACCTCACCTCGACCACGCCGGTGTGGATCCCCTCCCGGTGGACGCTGGAGAACTTCACCGCGCTGCTCGACCAGCTCGACATGCCGCAGTACTTCCTCAACTCGCTGATCGTGGCCGTCCTGGTGACCGTCAGCAACCTGCTGTTCTGCTCGATGCTCGGCTACGCGCTGGCCAAGCTCGACTTCAGCGGGCGCTCCAAGGTCTTCGGACTCGTGCTCGCCGCCCTGATGGTCCCGGGCAACCTGATGATCCTGCCGCTGTACGTGCTGATGAACGGCCTCGGTCTGATCGACACCTACGCGGGCCTGGTCCTGCCGTTCGCGGCCGGCGCGTTCGGGGTGTTCCTGATGCGGCAGTTCATGCTGTCGGTGCCCGACGAACTCCTCGAAGCGGCCCGCCTCGACGGCGCGGGGGAGTGGTACATCTTCTGGCGGATCGTGATGCCGCTGGTCAAGCCGGCCCTCGCGACGCTGACGATCTTCACCTTCCTCGGCTCGTGGAACAACTTCATCTGGCCCCTGATCGCCACCAACGACCCCGGCAAGTACACCCTGCCGGTGGCGCTCGCGACCTTCGCCAACGATCCCAACCGCACGGTCGGCGGCGGCAACGGCATGCTGATGGCCGGCTCCCTGCTCGTCGTGCTGCCGGTCCTGGCCGTCTTCG